A region from the Verrucomicrobiia bacterium genome encodes:
- a CDS encoding DUF1080 domain-containing protein: MNAPLVAAACLAFATLASHAGIESLFDGHSFKGWDGDTNKTWRIEYGALVGGSLTDTVPRNEFLATTERYTNFVLRLKVRLLGTEGFVNSGIQIRSERVPNHHEMIGYQADVGKGWWGALYDESRRNKILAKPEEGVAERAVKEGEWNHYEMRAEGRRVVLTINGVQTIDYTEPDESLAQFGRIGLQIHGGGKGLVAFKDINLERLP; this comes from the coding sequence ATGAACGCCCCCTTGGTCGCCGCAGCCTGCCTCGCGTTTGCCACCCTTGCTTCACACGCCGGTATCGAATCGCTTTTCGATGGCCATTCCTTCAAGGGCTGGGATGGCGACACCAACAAGACTTGGCGCATCGAGTACGGGGCCCTAGTCGGCGGGTCCCTCACTGACACCGTCCCCCGGAACGAATTCCTCGCCACCACCGAGCGCTATACGAACTTCGTCCTGCGCCTCAAGGTCCGCCTCCTCGGCACCGAGGGCTTCGTCAACTCGGGAATCCAGATTCGCAGCGAACGCGTCCCCAACCACCACGAAATGATCGGGTATCAGGCCGATGTCGGGAAGGGTTGGTGGGGCGCCCTCTACGACGAGAGCCGCCGCAACAAGATCCTGGCCAAGCCCGAGGAAGGAGTGGCCGAGCGCGCCGTCAAGGAGGGCGAATGGAACCATTACGAAATGCGGGCCGAAGGACGCCGCGTGGTGCTCACCATCAATGGGGTCCAGACCATCGACTACACCGAACCCGATGAGTCCCTGGCCCAGTTTGGACGCATCGGCCTCCAGATCCATGGGGGCGGCAAGGGTCTGGTGGCATTCAAGGACATCAACCTCGAGCGCCTGCCCTGA